The Candidatus Malacoplasma girerdii genome has a segment encoding these proteins:
- a CDS encoding DisA domain-containing protein: protein MTASHLLFSSSEFDNIEIILLILMLTCLITIFLLVFILVFQRQIQTFFEKKRSRKRTKATDKEIIDFINNLAGTLAKLSYDKTGAIIVIENRDNMDRYIRSGKRVNVPFFSEFVLTLFKNHNSPLHDGAMIVRDFMIVSLSSYLPMTKKVVPVKYGARHRAAFGICEYYDCFVFVVSETNGDITYSRNDELYQLSSKPEELVEQIQAILKRWSIYKNQVK from the coding sequence ATGACAGCTTCACACTTATTGTTTAGTTCATCAGAATTTGACAACATTGAAATTATCTTATTAATTTTGATGCTGACGTGTTTAATTACAATTTTTCTACTGGTTTTTATTCTTGTTTTTCAACGTCAAATTCAAACTTTTTTCGAAAAAAAAAGAAGCCGTAAAAGAACAAAAGCCACTGATAAAGAGATTATTGATTTTATTAATAATTTGGCTGGAACGTTAGCTAAATTATCATACGATAAAACAGGGGCAATTATTGTTATTGAAAATCGAGATAATATGGATCGTTATATTCGTAGTGGAAAACGAGTAAATGTTCCATTCTTTAGCGAATTTGTACTTACATTATTTAAAAATCATAATTCACCATTGCATGATGGAGCAATGATTGTTAGAGATTTTATGATCGTTTCGCTTTCATCATATTTACCAATGACTAAAAAAGTTGTTCCAGTAAAATATGGTGCCCGCCATCGTGCGGCTTTTGGTATTTGTGAATATTATGATTGTTTTGTTTTTGTGGTAAGTGAAACAAACGGTGATATTACTTACTCACGCAATGATGAACTATATCAACTATCATCTAAACCAGAAGAATTAGTTGAACAAATTCAAGCTATTCTTAAACGTTGGAGTATTTATAAAAATCAAGTTAAATAA